In Artemia franciscana unplaced genomic scaffold, ASM3288406v1 Scaffold_1353, whole genome shotgun sequence, the sequence tttgccatacaaacgcacaaatcttctataataactaaagtgtagttataaatttctgatgtaaaatcaaaagtcatatctgacgtctctaaccgttttcgatggagtatatcttcggacattttcgatttatatgtttcccataactctgtaggagcagAAGgcgagcaagttgttagtatgattccaaacaatgcacgaatttgacttggagttgacgtttcgcacgcgtcattgagggagttatcccagtgttggtcattttccaataaattcagagcttggcatgcactacggtaagtgtcatgtatagtaccgtttgcagttctcaaatactcaaatgaCGTCGGACCgagtacattcaccaaaagcaggcatagaaagcattcatgttgattagggtgaacggtgtagagtctttctatcgtggtatctttgaagatggtaggttggccgtcgagtGACTtgccctgttttcgacgttcaaatactttatttttagtattccacgtgtaatacgaaggcacttcagtatacagcagtttttttgcaacaaaatcatttttgcctagcgaaaagaaagcagttaactttgtacccggtggattcagggctctttgtcgcacattggattccgaaaaataaacacgttgaccattctgtaaatgtaccgctaagtgaactacagctggactacgttcatgtatcggaaataaaagaattcgccaaacagcttcattactgcttatgtatcttccagcctgatatttacgatttcgtcgaaatctttgatttcggactgcaagccaaaaactgccatgtcactgcctttgttgatgtatttacatatgtatttgattgcctttacggagttacagtattcaacgtttatatgtgcattaaatgtttttggtaataatggggaatatggaacaacccactggttatctacttcgatggtggtaccgttacgcttctttattattgctgttttaacgccgtcttcagtagatcttcttctatattgtgggtaaccatcattgccagtaattgtgttaggtactaaaagtcgaggatattgctttgtgcaccttcctttggccatgcatttgcgttgctctggttgttcctcgacacgccttcgtagACGGAAATTGCAAATTCCTAAtaggcattatctcttgaagccgcaagcctgttttcacgttgctcttgtgaatTCTCTGCACgttttctgttcttactttctctatcagctgcaagcctgtttacttgctgttcttgtgattcctcggcactatttcttttcttactttctctatcagcagcaagttttttggcatacactctttgagcagcttcctcggctgttgccattgtaggttcttcagtcattttacatttaaaaatttttccgagaacgaatgtcttaaatacctttaatgacgtcatcgtcataaaaaacatgacgacagcTTACTTCATGACGatatgacgacatgatgacatgacgtcactcgacagacataaaagacaaacaaattatttttatatctatagatagattttatatatatagataagttgtttgtctgttgactgacgtcatgtttgtgtgtcgaccaacgtcatgtttgttgactgacgtcattataaggattaagctgtatgtcgtcaagaagttgtttgtcgactgacgtcattctTGTCGACTGACTAAattaacgaccgggacaccgggacacaaatgacgaccgggacactcaaagagaaattaaagacttggacaccgggacacaaataacgaccgggacacagggaatataaatgacgaccgggacagagggacacaattacaacggggaagccggggggcacaggggggatatataaatgacaactgggacacagggaatgttcgattagcaatcaccatcaacaaagctcaagggcaataccgggacatagggacacaactacaagggggaagccggggggcacaggggtatatataaatgacgacggggacacagggaatgttcgattagcaaagcgatcaccatcaacaaagctcaagggcactcattagaataatgaggtatagatcagaattaggattgtttttcccatggacaattatatattgcatgttcaagagtcggtaaacctgacaatctatttatatggacagacaatgggacagcgaagaatgttgtatattcgcaagttttacgtagttaaaaaatatatatatatatatatatatatatatatatatatatatatatatatatatatatatatatatatatatatatatatatatatatatatatatatatacatatatatatactagctgttggggtggcgcttcgcgccactccaaaatatagttggtggggcgcttcgcacccccccaagcccccccgcgcgcgtaagtcgttacgcgccatattagtaacgcgccattgtagttgtgtccctgtgtcccatctgtgaatatagatagatttatatatgtgtttcaaactacgtaaaaattgcgaatatacaacattcttggctttcccattgtctgtgcatatacaaagccgtttgtactaataatgacgtcatatgcaaacggtctttttaaaaacaaacaaacatgcatacacacaactcgtttttatatagatagatagatagatagatacaatacaaattaactgcgtaaaactggcgaatatacaacattcttcgctgtccaattgtcgctgcatataaatagattgtcaggtttactgaccgtttaacatgcaacgtacaattgtccatgggaaaaacaatcagtattaagatctataccacatttttctaatgattgacctagagctttgttaatggtgattgcaaatgctaatcgaattgggaattacaatcttttaaattcaaaatgcaGATCCGttagaatcatgggaatgcaaggaataagaacagcctcaccctcaaaaggccctgtcaagattgtggcctctattaggttttccattttttttttttacggcaagtcgcgtgccatggcaaagctttggtgggttgatatttcttaaaagtattattggtacgcctatttttagttgtagcacgtgtggtggaaaccgtgaaagatctatggaatttaaaaattcagatggataattaaccgcttcatttggttccaaaactgtgtcgactgacttgtaaaggactgcctggtctcgaatcttggtcaaaacaatattgttgatttcgtggacgtctatatttttgggtgcgagaatcgctctttcacttagccatttattatttttacaattttttagaatattcggaaatacattttcaatcaattcatttttggacgtcactaaattacagaaatcagcaggtagttgtatacgtcctgaaattgagtctactgggagctttccgtttccaattgccagcaattgatctgaaaatgtttgaccagagtcatcgttttgcaatcggacacgcatatttgtagttaattttaatatttttacgtgtgcccataaattagaatttttcaggcaaccattcatttcgtctgcaggagttgatctaggtattataggtaatgtttgcctgaaatctcccgcaagcaatattaatgtgctgccaaagggtttcgaattccctctcaaatctttcaagcgttgatccagagcctcgagcgattttttgtgtgccattgtgcactcatcccaaataataagtttgcattgctgcactactttacccatcccagatgatttggaaatattgcacgtgggagtttctgtagaatgcgaattcagaggcaatttcaaagcggaatgagcagttcttccaccaggcagcaatgttacggctattccggacaacgcaattgccaacgctgtatcattttttgatcgagttgatgccagaatcagttttatcacaaacgttttaccagtacctcctggcgcatccaaaaagaaaatttctccaacgttgttattgacacaatgcattattgtgtcataaatgtctttttgtttttgacgttaacttggaaatgttattttgtacatacgacaatagatcactcgtactgtaactttgttcacgatccaattctacacatgtcaaaacagcagcgatacggttaggtgaaggcattcccaaatcctgaagaggtttgtttgccatatgcacgcacaaatcttctataataactaaagtgtagttataaatttctgatgtaaaatcaaaagtcatatctgacgtctctaactgttttcgatggagtatatcttcggacattttttacttatatttttcccataactctgtaggagctgatggagagcaagttgttaaaatgatgccaaacaatgggatttcatgcttttttttaattatcctaaatttcttttcaaaataagattttattgtTAAGACTAATCGATATATTAGTCTTTATTAATGAATTAATTAGAAATGGGAATCTTTTCTCAATTGCCAATTTTTTAAAGcgtgtttttttactttttggttaCAATGGGCCATGATTTGTTCTTTGCTAGGTTTTATATCTTTGCGAGgcctgtattctatatttatttaacaaaccttgtatgagttttttttcttcttctttttttgagttttatcactctttgttgagtAAATATATAATACAGACCTCACCCTGCTGCCTACAGGGCTCACAGACTTTGCTACATACACTTTGTAGTATGTATACATACATactacatatacatacatacacttttttgcaacatacactttgctctataggtaaagAATCCACTAAAGGtgcactaaactagaattttaccaaagtgaCCTGTAAGCAAGtgcactttatgcatttttagtccTGTTGGAGAAGGATTTTAGACAGGTaaaaatggatgtgcttctctaatcacaaagaaacaatatgaaatcattagaatcttaCTATATGCATTAATATGCACTTTATACAGCttgtgacaaaactaaacatttaccaagtATTTTGGagggtcaatgttcctattacctgaacaattgtttagggtaatgaaactattgttaatagaatgcattttgacttttggaacatctttccTCTCTTGCAAATTTACCgcaaactcactgttatggagttattccggccCAAATATCCTGTATTTATGCATATAGAAttgtaatcatttctgtttttgttgattggatatttcaaatcacaaatctgtaatagtttagaaacaaatttgggctatgtatttgcacttcaggggggtgggggtaaagcatagcatatattaaatatgtaaactaaccattgctgtaggCTATTGAATATATGCCCCCTAATGTGCAactatataataactccataatggtgagttagTGGTAGTTTTgcagtcaaaatgcatctattaacaatagtttcatgaccctaagcGATTGTTCAGGTAGTAGGAACATTGACTTTTTggagtacctacctctactccttctctctctctacAGGGCAGTGatcttttaaaattgaaagtttatgATGAAAGTTGTATTTATTCCTAAGCTATCCACTTTCAATTACTGAAAAAAGACCCTATAGAATTTTCCCTGGACTTTTGTCAAATGATGTATTACTGCATAGGAAGAATGGGATCAGGGTGCCTAATCTCAAGCTAGTTGTGCCACAATACAATTAGATTAGGCTATCTAGATTTCTTCAAACCTTCTATAATGTCACGTTTTTTCCCAGAGGACTCAACTATTCCTGGTATAAAATATCTTAGGGATAATTTCAATTACTATGACGATCTGCAAAATACGTTGCTAGtatttaaaatttcttgcgTTTGGCTCATGTTCAAAATATGTGTTGTGGCTGTGCGCGTCAGAAAGCTCATAAAAAGAAAGAGTTTTTGTTGCAAAGGAGATCTACTACTACTTCAACCAATAAgcctactaatgctactactactcacAACTCTCACAACGTCAAGTCGAAGGTGGTCAACATAGTTGCACACCCACGTTCTCCGCTCCAATCTTTTTAGTTAATCGAGTTTAATTATTATAGGTTACAGATAATGCAAAAAGTCTACGGGTCTATGTGAAAAAgaagtttgtattttattgaGCATAAGTTTCAACCGTTCacgtaaaaatataatactccGGAAGTTGAGGGTTGTATTTAATAATCAGCACAAAgggcaatttttcatttttttttgttttttagagtcgTAGATTTACTTTGTAAACTGGTCCAATTTGGAATTTCTCGTTATCGTCTTTAGATACGGACTCACTGGAAAAAGTATAAACAAAGGATAAGGAAATTCATCAATCAAGAGACAAAGAGCCACTATCGAAAGAGCCCAGAGAACTATAATGATATGAACAGGGAAGTGGTGTTCAAAATTATCAGGCTACTTGTTTATTACGGTTGCAGTGGAAGCtaaaacctagtaaagaacaaatcaCGGCCCATTGtaaccaaaaagtaaaaaaacacgCTTTAAAAAATTGGCAATAGAGAAAAGATTCCCATTTCTAATTAATTCATTAATAGAGACTAATATATCGATTAGTCTTAacaataaaatcttattttgaaaagaaatttaggataattaaaaaaaaagcatgaaatCCCAAAAATTGCAGTCAAATCGAAACAAAATGTATATCACAGAAATCCCTACTCCAAAAACCTTATACAAGGAAACTCACAGGTTTTTCTAGTTCGAAAACCCTCTCGTcattctctaaaagtttcaatttcagcTCTTAGCCGTTCCCTAGATACTGCAGATTTgatcttttgataacctgaatGCAAAAAGTGTCTTTGGTTCTtttcaacaccccccccccctcaacgaTCTGAGAGTATTTCAATCTAATACCCTTAGTTATGCCTTATATATGGCAGTTCCgcctttttgataacctggatggacataatgtcttttgatttttctattcaaAGACTATTAgaaaattctaaagaaaaagCTTTGCACGCGATTTAGCTATTTTGTGTTGAAtccttttcaaattaaattaaaaaaaaagaagctttttttaactgaaagaaaagagcgacattaaaacttaaaacgaacgaaaatttaccccgtatatgaaagggacttttccctcttcaacgccctgctcttcgcgctaaagtttgactctttctctcaactctactttttaaaatagtaaaactttagcgtaaagagcagggcgttgaagagggaaaaaaaaacaattttgatccgatgactttgggaaaaaaaatgagcgtgggagagggcctaggtgccctccaattttttcggtcacttaaaaagggcactagaacttttcatttccgttcaaatgagccctctctcaaaattctaggaccactgggtcgataggaaaaagaaaaaaaaaaaacaaacaaataaacacgcatccgtgatttgtcttctggcaaaaaatacaaaattcaaccttTCTGTAGATAgcagcttggaacttgtactgtaggtttctctgatatgatgaatcttatggtgtgattttcgttaggattctatgacttttagggggtgcatctcccttttttctaaagtagggcaaattttctccggctcgtaacatttgatgggtaacgctaaacttgatgaaacttatatatttaaaatcagcattaaaatgcgattcttttgatgtaactatgagtatcaaaatttagttttttagagtcttggttgctattgagccgggtcgctccttactacggttcgttaccacgaactgtttgattatgacAATTCCATACTACAATAAAACAAGCTAACTTAGAGGTTGCATATTTGTTTCAAGGAAAAACCATTTTAAATTCGCAATTTCAATCTATACCTCCTAAAAAcgttatatattttgaataaacatcaAAAAAGATTCTATATTTGACTTATATAGTTATAATAAAAGGTAGTTAGGCCTTTAAAGGCAGGGGGCAATGATTAAGTCccgtttttcgttttttctttgtttaaaacgGCTAGTAAGTCGTTTTTCCAAATGACTTCCCAATGGAACGAAAATTGATTACCTTCTTTGGGGTAAAGCCAATTTAAGGGGCCAAATTCAAGGAACCATTGAAGCCAAAAAGAGCCAAAAGTTCAAGCTCGAGGAGCCACTGGCAAtgattatatgtaaaaatttgtATGCGATAAATGAACTAATTATAGATTTTGTGTAACTGGCAGTAACAGTAAAAAACGATAGTAATAACTTTTTGCACACGACATGACTCACTAAGAGAAGCTtgaggaaaataaaacaaaacgttGGTTTAACTAACGGTATATTTATTCTGCATGGATTATACTAGTTAAtgagttttattttatgtttacacttttttttttttttttcttattttttttttctttagactcTAATCCTCTATTCTttgaagtaatttaaaaaaattgttttccaaaAGAGGAGTTTTTCAGAAGACAAAGACCTATATTAAGACTTaggacaaacagaaataaagtcacaTAATATCTCAAACttgaatgaataaaaattactattaataaatttattaagttcaaaacaaagagaaaatataatctATAATCAAGTtgaatttgaaaagaatataCATTACCGCAAACAAGAGTAGGCAAACCAACATTTTAAACCCTCCAAACCATTGTAATAACTTTTCCTAACTTTTCACACATTAAAGTAAATAATTGCTCTGACTGATCGTTGGAGTAATCAGTGGATAAATACACACTAATATAAAAACAGGAGTTCACTTTTACGCACATTTTGCGGGCAGACCCGCTATTCTTTACCCCGAGCCCAGCCCTAatctgcaaatacatagcccaattATACATTTCCCATCTGTTCTTTCACTTTCGGTATTAACGGTATCATATGCTTCCGGTATTAacgaaaatttgaaattgaaaacctAAATCAGAAACacgtaattttcttttctttcattccaATCCATCCTGGGGAATCCAACCTCTTTACCACCCACAGAGGCCCATCAGCAAGTTTTTAACCaggaatttttgttcaaatttcgTTCACCCCTCCCACACATGCTCCTTATTAGGCACGTACCAAGGAATGCTTTTAGGGAGGAGGAGGATAATAAAAGAATATCGGAGGGgcgataattaaaaaaagtttaataaaagaaTTTGCTTACTGTAAGAAATATTAGGAGTAATGGTTTTTCTATCCATTACTGTTATAGCAGTAACAGTAACAATATATAACATATACTGATTACTGTTATAGCACAGAAATGAGTCATCCTGAACAAAACTGGAAGTTGGAATCCCTTGAGGAGCTTTCTTCTCTTCTAATACAGAATTGACGTATTTCCCAATTGGTCATCGACTAAATTTGTGCAAAATAGTgaatgaattttcaaattcgACACCTATTAGAAACGATTCATAGATGTCCGTATTTTTAATTCTATCGCATCTAAAATATAAGGAGAAACCTGTGACATTAGCTCGCAGGGCAACCGCGTTGACATCAGCTCGTACTGAAATGTGACGCATATAAAACAGTGGATAAGCAAACTTGTAAAACTACGgcttatttatctttttttaggtgAAGTTCGTTGAGCGCCGTTAGTGCCGCCAAGTTTTGTCAAACGACcaattattactactattactactactaatagctcacttcagcaccaagccgcctgaggcaaacacagctacgcacgctcctcctccaacctaatctataaaggccttcctctttacaccctcccaagaagttcccatttcctttaaatctttatttatgacatccttccaacccagacgaggacgacctgctgtCCGTGCAGccccagatggttggccaaaaaggacaattctCGGCAATCTGTCagccttcatccgcagaacgtagCCTAGCCAtgtcaacctttctttcatcatAGCCCCAggaagcaggattgaaccagatttttcgtacaacctactgtttgaaatacggtcagtcagccgggtacccagaacaatccgtaggcaatttctctggaaaacatctagtaaattttcatctgcttttcggagcgcccatgcttcggAGCCATATCTGACCACTGTCAAGCCTTAATAagatggttttattttaaacactGCGTTTCTTAAATACAGAAGCGGGTAGATATAGTAATTTCCATTAACTGGAGCCCTTAAACAGTTCGCTATGATTTTTCAGTGCCCTGCTACCAGCGGAGGAAAAAAAGAGGACACGTTGGTGCTTCCCATGCAAGAAAAGTGAtcttccttgttgttcaagccagtGGACTGAAAACTTCATATATAGGATTTCAGCTTAGGCGATTCCAATGGTGTACTTTTACTTCGATCCAACttggtttcaaaataattaatttccaGTTACCATTGGTCAAGCTCAgtcttttactaggttgcagctaccatAACAGCCACGATTAGTTCAGAACCACACTATCCAGGTACACTCTGATAGGCTACCTACTTCAACCTGGACGtcgaagagaaaaaaatctgtgaaagatatacaataaaaaaataagctaacctGTAACAATCCTTCGACCTGAGCCGGACCTATAATAACTTGGGTCAATAGCAATCGACTTGACAGGGCGGTCCATGATTATGACAACAGAATTATCTACCGCAACTAGACCAGTCACAGCAAcctaaaatataaacttttttgTTAGATACACTTTTGGCAATGCTGCAACGGAACTACAAGAGGGTTTGGTTacacaaagaataaaaatctcCTTTTCTTCTGCAGAGAATTAGATTTAAATAGAGAtttaacgaactgtttgagatTTAGAGACAAGTTactcttttcaaataaatatttccttttaattatacACGAAAAAATTTCTGTTACTTGTAATCTATGATTAAttcataaataatataaatactcaaatgtataaataaaaatttattggaCTTGAGCCTTAGCTAATGTCTCTGGCTTCATTAGTGTCTTTGGAGTAACCAGCaggttattatttattttaaatcctgaccggcattaaacctcttattttcctttttgaatcaatctattgattcatagaattttgttagagctcataccatatgatctcttggctcttagcccttctcgcctcgtcacaagtgccatatgagctcttagctcttgttttatttaattgcagaaaaagccaagacagatagtccaatcgagtgagaagcaaacatggcattaattccccccttattaggattgtataaaaaggaggttagttcatttgttaatagatatttctaactattatccgtccatacttcattgctagggcagtagaaccaaagtagatagtcatagagctaagagaGTGATAGAACCTAAGTTTTCCAAGCgtttgattaatttggcttGGGTAAACGGCGATAGTATGCGGGTGCCTCTCTCATTGGACCAAcatttgtttgttatcttttagcaagacacgcctgcctagagtctcagACAGGTTAAcccagaatttaaaattgacatgggaccattagattgcctggaatgagaggtaaacaagggacaCTTACTATGGTCTAAGGCAGGctgaaccaagaatttagaattgaaacaTGAGACTGTTAATTTCGCCTAGAATCAGAGGCAAACAAGCGTCTAAAGTCAAAATGGGGCCAGTCTGCAATGAGCGTCAGGCAAGGCAATTGGTCCAATTTAAAAACTTAGGCATTTTCTagactaataaacaaatttaattcaatGTTAGTTGAACAACAAGTTTACTGAAACTGCAAAGGGGAATAAGAGTCCAAAGGCAACGAGGGCCTCCTATCTGCCTTTAAATGTTATTATAAGCTAAGACAGTTGGGATTGATTCACTGCGTAAAATAAGGCTCTTTAATTGTCCGAATCTAAGACATCTATATGGCaccctttgaaactagtagttgacaaatctccaaatAGCCTTCCGAAGCAGCAATTTGTAAGGCTGTCCTATTTTCCCAGTCTAAGGCATCTACAGTGGCaccttttgaaactagtagttgacaaatctccaaattgGCATTGAAAGCAGCAAAATGTAAGGCTGTCCTATTTTCCAAGTCTAAGGCATCTACAGTGGCaccttttgaaactagtagttggCAAATCTCCAAATTGCCATTGATAGCAGCAAAATGTAAGGCTGTCCTATTTGCCGAGTTTAAGGCATCTACAGTGGCCccttttgaaactagtagttgacaaatcttCAAATTGTCTTCCGAAGCAGCAATATGTAAGGCTGTCCAGTTTTCCAAGGTTAAGGCATCTACAGTGGCACCTTTTGAAAGTAGTAGTTGGCAAATCTCCAAACTGCCATTGGAAGCAGCAAAATGTAAGGCTGTCCTATTTTCCGAGTCTAAGGCATCTACAGTGGCACCTTTTGAAACTAGTACTTGACAAATCTCCAAATAGCCTCCCGAACCAGCAAGTTGTAAGGCTGTCCAGTTTTCCAAGTCTAAGGCATCTACAGTGGCACCTTTTGAAAGtagtagttgacaaatctccaaattgccttTGAAAGCAGCAAAATGCAAGGCTGTCCTATTTTCTGAGTCTAAGGCATCTACAGTGGCaccttttgaaactagtagttgacaaatctccaaatAGCCTTGTCTAGCAGCAACATGCAAGGCGGTCCCATATTTCGAGTGTAAGGCATCTACAGTGGCaccttttgaaactagtagttggcaaatctccaaattgccttCCAAAGCAGCAACATGTAAGACTGTCCTATTTTCTGAGTCTAAGGCATCTACAATGGCaccttttgaaactagtagttgacaaatctccaaattgccttCTATAGCAGCAACATGTA encodes:
- the LOC136042481 gene encoding ankyrin repeat domain-containing protein 50-like; this encodes MERSLFCPICLNELKDPLWTLKCKHIFCGYCIKKWLQVNTSCPMDRNAVFIKDLSPTYSYSDERPTSPIIENLLECNGIYFHPNRVWNLRFPSGKPAKCTALHVAARQGNLEIGQVLVSSGATVDASDSENRTALHFAAFKGNLEICKLLLSKGATVDVLDLGNWTALYVAAFKGNLEICQLLLSKGATVDALDLKNWTALHAAALGGNLKICQLLVSKGTTVDALNSILHVAAIEGNLEICQLLVSKGAIVDALDSENRTVLHVAALEGNLEICQLLVSKGATVDALHSKYGTALHVAARQGYLEICQLLVSKGATVDALDSENRTALHFAAFKGNLEICQLLLSKGATVDALDLENWTALQLAGSGGYLEICQVLVSKGATVDALDSENRTALHFAASNGSLEICQLLLSKGATVDALTLENWTALHIAASEDNLKICQLLVSKGATVDALNSANRTALHFAAINGNLEICQLLVSKGATVDALDLENRTALHFAAFNANLEICQLLVSKGATVDALDWENRTALQIAASEGYLEICQLLVSKGAI